One part of the Asterias amurensis chromosome 11, ASM3211899v1 genome encodes these proteins:
- the LOC139944264 gene encoding collagenase 3-like, with the protein MRRVELLCLVVMCAAVVYGKPFKDETQQGRPATQEADKAKGYEYLAKYGYFKKDPNKDADGVLPAKSVEKAIKQLQKFAGISESGEIDEATLELIAKPRCGVNDPVIVNDTAGTNASINGTEIRRRRYVIAGQPYQWNKNGLTYKIINFPGPPSEITPEQVVEDVRKAFQLWSDVTPLTFQPVEDENAADIRLVFGKRRHTDVEDDPTFDGPGGTLAHAFSPNSNWGATDGDAHFDEDENYTHGVLNGVNFFYTAAHEIGHTLGLDHSNVPNSLMWPWGKTFVTDFVLPRDDKDAIQSIYGANPNPPTLPPTTSQPPPAYCVAPISTVINIRDQLYTFSNDKLWRFDLEGNLLSDAEGELSRTYFPKLPRHPSAGYERHYDRKIHFFKGRNYWMYKSARSSPPLFKMYNINTTNAEDEPDFPRPVRELGLPKKMTAALHVADVGKTYFFKAKNTYILDEFEGVLAESPERIHQVFPDAEKFPSAAFYNDGYAYIIYFHGHRPVYYRFKWDATTKSFLSLTGYDNARDLYTDFLGCP; encoded by the exons ATGAGAAGAGTGGAGTTATTGTGTCTCGTGGTAATGTGTGCGGCCGTTGTCTACGGTAaaccttttaaagatgaaacgCAGCAAGGTAGACCAGCAACCCAAGAAGCCGATAAAGCCAAGGGATAC gaaTATCTAGCAAAGTACGGTTACTTTAAAAAGGATCCCAATAAAGATGCCGACGGTGTGTTGCCAGCAAAGTCGGTCGAGAAAGCCATCAAGCAGCTCCAGAAGTTTGCAGGTATTTCCGAGTCTGGCGAGATAGACGAAGCTACGTTAGAGCTGATTGCAAAACCCCGGTGTGGGGTCAATGATCCGGTCATAGTCAACGACACTGCGGGGACAAACGCGTCGATTAACGGCACAGAAATTAGGCGACGACGGTACGTGATTGCCGGCCAGCCGTACCAATGGAACAAGAATGGCCTTAcatacaa aATCATCAATTTTCCCGGGCCGCCCTCTGAAATCACTCCTGAGCAAGTGGTTGAAGACGTCCGAAAAGCTTTCCAGCTCTGGAGTGACGTCACACCATTGACCTTCCAGCCAGTTGAAGATGAAAACGCGGCAGATATTCGGTTGGTGTTCGGTAAACGTCGTCATACTGACGTGGAGGATGACCCAACGTTTGACGGTCCAGGAGGAACCCTGGCTCACGCGTTCTCACCGAACAGCAACTGGGGCGCCACGGACGGAGATGCACACTTTGACGAGGACGAAAATTACACCCATGGTGTTTTAAACG GTGTGAACTTCTTCTACACTGCCGCCCATGAGATAGGTCACACCCTAGGTCTGGATCATTCCAATGTTCCCAACTCACTCATGTGGCCGTGGGGAAAGACATTCGTCACGGACTTTGTTCTCCCAAGAGATGATAAAGATGCTATTCAGTCAATTTATG GAGCCAACCCGAACCCACCCACCCTCCCACCAACTACTTCTCAACCACCCCCAGCTTACTGCGTTGCCCCAATCAGCACCGTCATCAATATTCGTGATCAGCTTTATACATTCTCG AATGATAAACTTTGGAGGTTCGACTTGGAAGGTAACTTGCTGTCTGATGCCGAGGGTGAACTGTCTAGAACATATTTCCCAAAACTTCCCAGACATCCGTCAGCTGGCTACGAAAGACATTACGATCGGAAAATCCACTTCTTCAAAG GTCGCAACTACTGGATGTACAAGTCAGCCCGCTCCTCTCCGCCACTCTTCAAGATGTACAACATCAACACCACAAATGCCGAAGACGAACCTGACTTCCCTCGCCCTGTTCGAGAGCTGGGCCTCCCTAAGAAAATGACAGCGGCTTTGCATGTTGCTGACGTGGGCAAGACGTACTTCTTCAAGGCGAAGAACACCTACATCTTAGATGAGTTTGAAGGAGTATTGGCTGAGTCACCTGAGAGGATACATCAGGTCTTTCCTGATGCGGAGAAGTTCCCATCAGCAGCGTTCTACAATGACG GCTACGCATACATCATTTACTTCCACGGTCACAGACCAGTCTACTACAGATTCAAATGGGACGCAACTACTAAATCATTCCTGAGCTTGACAGGCTATGATAACGCACGTGACCTGTACACTGACTTTTTAGGctgcccttaa
- the LOC139944273 gene encoding probable G-protein coupled receptor 21, whose protein sequence is MESFTASFNYSTCPNDTVCILETTFVIVVAFLTLMSNIIHIVVLLTTPALRNSHGYFLLSLSVADLGIGAVAALSIYPSATLQNSPDSWPYGDTVCLISTYAMQICLSNSGLTLTFMSIERYLAVAHPLKYSRLVTKRKTLLVIAIEWITTVLVFGVGVRKHIYFGFVYTCVPLLKDGFVFVYILFFVGTLPGLIVIVITSVIVRKKLEKNAKRFANPSQSSSSQDTHSSPGTSPRTIKLFRMVRVMAVAVVVCWFPFFCLLLINISFGLYVPQVIYFLTFWMLVSTGYVNSFIYFAMNKTFHSRVEEIWKQLTPSCCRRLNELENHLDCTSCICSKGIQVELNTSGNNTNKTRDNYVNSVELVKIKVQGVDNEGFGK, encoded by the coding sequence ATGGAGAGTTTTACTGCTTCTTTCAATTATTCTACGTGCCCAAACGACACCGTTTGTATTTTAGAAACTACCTTCGTTATTGTCGTAGCTTTTCTGACTTTGATGTCCAATATTATTCATATAGTTGTTCTGTTGACGACACCGGCCCTTCGAAACAGCCACGGCTACTTCTTGCTGTCACTCAGCGTGGCTGATTTAGGTATTGGTGCCGTTGCTGCTCTGTCTATCTACCCGTCCGCTACTCTCCAAAACAGTCCGGACTCCTGGCCGTACGGAGACACCGTTTGTTTGATCTCGACATACGCAATGCAGATTTGTCTCTCAAACTCTGGACTCACATTGACTTTTATGAGTATTGAGCGGTACTTAGCAGTCGCCCATCCACTCAAATACTCAAGACTTGTAacgaaaagaaaaacactcctGGTTATCGCAATAGAATGGATTACCACAGTGTTGGTCTTCGGTGTTGGTGTTCGGAAGCACATCTATTTCGGCTTTGTATACACATGCGTTCCACTTCTGAAGGatggatttgtatttgtttatatacTTTTCTTTGTTGGAACCCTGCCTGGTCTTATAGTTATTGTCATAACCTCAGTGATTGTCAGAAAGAAATTGGAGAAGAACGCCAAACGGTTTGCGAACCCTTCACAATCCTCCTCGAGTCAAGACACCCATTCATCTCCCGGAACATCCCCCAGGACCATCAAACTGTTCCGAATGGTAAGGGTAATGGCAGTTGCTGTAGTAGTTTGCTGGTTTCCATTTTTCTGCTTACTTCTTATAAACATCTCCTTCGGTTTATATGTGCCCCAAGTGATCTACTTTCTAACCTTCTGGATGCTGGTTTCCACTGGTTATGTCAACTCTTTCATCTACTTCGCCATGAACAAAACATTTCACAGCCGCGTCGAAGAGATTTGGAAGCAACTTACTCCTTCGTGCTGTCGTCGATTAAACGAGTTGGAAAACCACTTAGACTGTACTTCCTGTATCTGCAGCAAAGGCATACAAGTGGAACTGAATACGTCTGGGAACAATACAAATAAGACACGAGACAACTATGTAAACTCTGTCGAACTTGTGAAAATAAAAGTACAGGGTGTCGACAACGAGGGATTTGGAAAGTGA